One region of Zootoca vivipara chromosome 7, rZooViv1.1, whole genome shotgun sequence genomic DNA includes:
- the CCM2L gene encoding cerebral cavernous malformations 2 protein-like, which translates to MEHEAKKGKKGFVSPIKRLVFPKAARRQALKSSLCRRPLHSVPLYPPDYLIDPQILLHDYVEKEVKFLGHLTWVTTSLNPSSRDELLQLLDTARQLKELPLKTTPEQDSILSLSARCLLLTWRDNEELILRIPTHEIAAASYLRDDALHLLVLKTGLGVDPVPAGGSLDVYPGSPQEKKFPGGPAEKRPAERRQLGGTMERRHTICSLDWKMARGGPDGRPSGGGSLERKQGTGSWEKRQGPADGRPFGSWERRQTYSGSWERRPTGKAGGSWERRRQAYSGSWERGKTWGSWERRWHTGNNPLDPKEPSPEAYCNLIILAVANRDMAEESCALICQVFQIIYGDQTIECVDRAGYHYTSTMKRPWLSSRSESCRTDGTYGYDADFSCCSSFDGSHDTFEACCSDTSSPSFHQSHHSLATACSGSDQSNAGLEQLQDYMITLRNKLTPQEIQQFAFLLREYRMGLAVEGYCDGLLQLYGEKRKFLLLGMRPFIPDQDIGYFEGFLENIGIREGGILTDSFGRIKKSMSNTSASAVRSYDSWSLRSESESFNRMITDITHDIEALARDEDEEEEDGDDSNGSGDNDNEDNYL; encoded by the exons ATGGAGCATGAAGCAAAGAAAGGCAAGAAG GGCTTCGTGTCACCCATCAAGAGGCTGGTCTTCCCAAAGGCAGCCCGAAGGCAGGCCCTCAAGAGCAGCCTCTGCCGCCGCCCCCTGCACTCTGTCCCACTCTACCCTCCCGACTATCTCATCGACCCTCAGATCCTCCTGCACGACTACGTGGAAAAGGAAGTGAAG TTTTTAGGTCACCTGACTTGGGTAACGACTTCCTTGAACCCCTCCAGCCGTGACGAGCTGCTGCAGCTACTGGACACTGCAAGG CAATTGAAGGAGCTTCCTCTGAAGACAACCCCAGAGCAGGATAGCATATTGAGCCTTTCAGCCCGCTGCCTGCTTCTTACCTGGAGGGACAACGAGGAGCTGATCCTGAGGATCCCCACCCATGAAATTGCAGCTGCTTCCTACCTGCGGGACGATGCCCTGCACCTCCTGGTGCTCAAAACAG gcTTGGGAGTGGACCCAGTTCCTGCAGGAGGTAGCTTGGATGTTTACCCTGGAAGCCCCCAGGAGAAGAAATTCCCCGGAGGGCCAGCTGAGAAGAGACCAGCAGAGCGCCGGCAGCTGGGGGGCACGATGGAGCGACGCCACACCATCTGCAGCCTGGACTGGAAGATGGCCCGGGGCGGGCCGGATGGCAGGCCCAGcggaggggggagcctggagcGGAAGCAGGGCACGGGCAGCTGGGAGAAGAGGCAGGGTCCCGCAGATGGCAGGCCTTTCGGGAGCTGGGAGCGCCGGCAGACCTACAGCGGGAGCTGGGAGCGCCGCCCCACGGGCAAAGCTGGGGGCAGCTGGGAGAGGAGGCGGCAGGCCTACAGCGGGAGCTGGGAGAGGGGCAAGACCTGGGGCAGCTGGGAGCGCCGGTGGCACACCGGGAACAACCCCCTGGACCCCAAGGAGCCCAGCCCTGAAGCCTACTGCAATCTCATCATCCTGGCTGTGGCTAACAGG GACATGGCAGAGGAATCTTGTGCTCTCATCTGCCAGGTTTTCCAGATCATCTACGGGGACCAAACCATTGAGTGTGTGGACCGGGCTGGCTATCACTACACATCCACCATGAAGCGTCCTTGGCTTTCTAGCCGGA GTGAGAGCTGTCGGACGGATGGGACGTACGGCTATGATGCTGATTTCAGCTGCTGTAGCTCTTT cgATGGTTCCCATGACACCTTTGAGGCCTGTTGCAGTGACACTTCGTCCCCCTCCTTCCATCAGTCCCATCACAGCCTGGCCACAGCCTGCAGTGGCAGCGACCAGAGCAATGCCGGCCTGGAGCAGCTGCAGGATTACATGATCACA CTCAGGAACAAACTGACCCCGCAGGAGATACAACAGTTTGCCTTCTTGCTGAGAGAGTACCGGATGGGTCTGGCGGTGGAGGGATACTGTGATGGCCTCCTCCAGCTCTACGGAGAAAAGCGGAAGTTCCTTCTGCTGG GGATGCGCCCCTTCATTCCCGACCAGGACATCGGCTACTTCGAGGGCTTCCTGGAGAACATCGGCATCCGCGAAGGGGGGATCTTGACTGACAGCTTCGGGCGCATCAAGAAGAGCATGAGCAACACCTCGGCCTCCGCCGTGCGCAGCTACGACAGCTGGTCCTTGCGCTCGGAGTCGGAGTCCTTCAACCGCATGATCACGGACATCACCCACGACATCGAAGCCCTGGCGAGGGATGAGGACGAAGAGGAGGAAGACGGCGATGACAGCAATGGCAGCGGTGACAATGATAATGAAGACAACTACCTGTGA